In the genome of Oenanthe melanoleuca isolate GR-GAL-2019-014 chromosome 21, OMel1.0, whole genome shotgun sequence, one region contains:
- the HTR6 gene encoding 5-hydroxytryptamine receptor 6, with protein sequence MEGHLGTPNASVLGEHSLLVGSSWVAAFLCFIILLTTAGNSLLILLILTQRSLRNTSNYFLVSLFMSDLMVGLVVMPPAMLNQLYGRWVLRGDLCSLWASFDVMCCSASILNLCVISLDRYLLITSPLRYKLRMTPCRALGLVLASWTLAALASFLPIRMGWHQPELELPLSGQGDEEQCRLQVSLPYALVASCLTFFLPSAAISFTYCRILLAARKQAVQVASLASNVATAEEATAQVPRAPSQPLGSSESRRFTNKHSKKALKASLTLGILLGMFFVAWLPFFVTNVAQAVCGCVPAGFFDVLTWLGYCNSTMNPIIYPLFMRDFKRAMGRFLPCCRRPAGPRPSAVSLSVRNSPSGPRAGPSLRNGLSLRPDSDSAGSGAAGSEPGPPPAPPGPAARPASLWDTEPPGTGLQLGTPVA encoded by the exons atGGAGGGGCACCTGGGCACCCCCAACGCCAGCGTGCTGGGGGAGCACTCCCTGCtggtgggcagcagctgggtggCCGCCTTCCTCTGCTTCATCATCCTGCTGACCACGGCAGGCAactccctcctcatcctcctcatcctcacgCAGCGCTCCCTCCGCAACACCTCCAACTATTTCCTGGTGTCGCTGTTCATGTCGGACCTGATGGTGGGGCTGGTGGTGATGCCCCCGGCCATGCTGAACCAGCTCTACGGCCGCTGGGTGCTGCGGGGGGacctctgctccctctgggcCTCCTTTGACGTCATGTGCTGCAGCGCCTCCATCCTCAACCTGTGCGTCATCAGCCTGGACCGCTACCTGCTGATCACGTCCCCGCTGCGCTACAAGCTGCGCATGACGCCCTGCAGGGCGCTGGGGCTCGTCCTGGCCAGCTGGACCCTGGCCGCGCTGGCCTCCTTCCTGCCCATCAGGATGGGCTGGCACCAGccggagctggagctgcccctgagCGGGCAGGGCGACGAGGAGCAGTGCCGGCTGCAGGTCAGCCTGCCCTACGCGCTGGTGGCCTCCTGCCTCACCTTCTTCCTGCCCTCCGCCGCCATCTCCTTCACCTACTGCCGCATCCTGCTGGCCGCCCGCAAGCAGGCCGTGCAGGTGGCTTCCCTGGCCTCCAACGTGGCCACCGCCGAGGAGGCCACAGCACAG GTGCCACGAGCCCCGAGCcagcccctgggcagcagcGAGAGCAGGAGGTTCACCAACAAGCACAGCAAGAAGGCTCTGAAGGCCAGCCTGACCCTGGGCATCCTCCTGGGCATGTTCTTCGTGGCCTGGCTGCCCTTCTTCGTCACCAATGTGGCTCAG GCGGTTTGCGGCTGTGTCCCGGCCGGATTCTTCGACGTGCTCACCTGGCTGGGCTACTGCAACAGCACCATGAACCCCATCATCTACCCGCTGTTCATGAGGGACTTCAAGAGAGCCATGGGCCGGTTCCTGCCGTGCTGCcggcggccggcggggccgcggcccaGCGCCGTGTCGCTGTCCGTGAGGAACTCGCCCAGCGGGCCCCGCGCCGGCCCCTCCCTCAGGAACGGGCTCAGCCTGCGGCCCGACAGCGACTCTGCGGGCTCCGGGGCAGCGGGCAGCGAGCCCGggccgccgccagccccgccggGCCCTGCTGCTCGCCCCGCCAGCCTCTGGGACACCGAGCCCCCCGGGACGGGGCTGCAGCTCGGCACCCCCGTGGCCTGA